ACAGAAGGCCTTTTTTTTCCTGACCCGGCGATGAGCCAGGAGGCGTAAGCAGATGCAAATTGAACGGTATCGATGGGGGTTAAGCCTTCCGAAGGTTGCCCTCCGATGGTTCCGCGAATGCCTGAAATTGAGATCACTAAACTCATTTTTGTCTGATTTTAAAAACGGTATCAAAGTTAAGACTAATATTCCAGGAATGTAATTTAATAAGCTGTATCTTTGTAGCCTTTAACTTCATATTAATATTCAGGCCATTGAGTAGAGCAGAAGCGCCAAAAAAGGGGGGGGGCCGTGTTGGGAAAAGACCCATGCTGACCGGAGAAAGTGGTTCCCGGCCTCTGAGGCAGAACCGCAAAGAATCTGTTGCCAAAAAACAGAGCCGGCCCGCCGCTGAAAAATCCGGCGAACTGGTGCGCCTCAATAAGTATATTGCCTCCGCCGGTATCTGCTCCCGCAGGGAGGCTGACCAGCTGATCTCGGCCGGTCTGATTACCGTCAACGGAAAAGCGGTTACCGAACTGGGAAGCAAGGTTATGCCGGGAGATGAGGTCCGGTACAATGGCGAACGTATTCGCACCGAGCGCAAAGTATACCTGCTGCTGAACAAACCAAAGGACTATGTGACCACCACCGATGATCCCAGGGAGCGGAAAACGGTGATGTTGCTGATCCGGGATGCCTGCCCGGAGCGGATCTACCCGGTGGGACGGCTCGACCGGAATACGACCGGGGTTTTGCTGTTTACCAATGACGGGGACCTGGCCAAAAAAATGACCCATCCTTCCAGCAACAAGAAAAAGATTTACCATGTGTTCCTGGACAAGAATCTCCCGGGAAGCGACCTGAATAAACTGGCCGGGGGCATTACCCTGGAGGATGGATTTATCCAGCCCGATGCCATCAGCTATGTGAGTGGTGAAAGCAAGCGGGAGGTTGGACTGGAGATCCATTCCGGCAGAAACCGCATTGTGCGGAGAATGTTTGAATCTCTGGGTTACAGGGTGGATAAGCTGGACCGGGTTTATTTTGGGGGACTCACCAAGAAGAACCTGCCCAGGGGGAAGTGGAGGTTCCTTACGGAGAAAGAGGTTAGCCGGTTAAAAATGAATGCTTACGAGTAGGATGAAGCACAAAGCGGGATATGTCAATATTATCGGTAAGCCCAACGTGGGCAAATCGACCCTGATGAATGCCATGGTGGGGGAAAAACTCTCTATTATCACCTCCAAGGCGCAGACCACCAGGCACAGGATCCTTGGAATCCTGAATACAGCTGATTACCAGGTGATTTTTTCGGACACCCCCGGAATTCTCGAACCCGGTTACAAGTTACAGGAAAACATGTTAAAAGCTGCCCGTTCGGCCCTGGTGGATGCCGATGTACTGATCTACCTGTCCGAGATCGGGGAAAAACCGGATCCGGAAGATGCCTTCCTGCAAAAGGTGGCCAGGGCGAAGGTGCCGGTTTTGCTGGTGATCAATAAGATAGATCTGAGCAACCAGGAAAAGGTAAGAACAAGCATGGAGCTCTGGGAAAAGATTCTTCCCAAAGCGGAGAAGATCCCCATCTCGGCCCTGGAAAAGTTTAATGTGGATTCGGTTTTCAGGAGAATC
The Bacteroidales bacterium genome window above contains:
- the era gene encoding GTPase Era, with the translated sequence MKHKAGYVNIIGKPNVGKSTLMNAMVGEKLSIITSKAQTTRHRILGILNTADYQVIFSDTPGILEPGYKLQENMLKAARSALVDADVLIYLSEIGEKPDPEDAFLQKVARAKVPVLLVINKIDLSNQEKVRTSMELWEKILPKAEKIPISALEKFNVDSVFRRILELLPESPPYYPKDALTDKSERFFAGEMIREKILLYYKQEIPYAVEVEVESFKEEDRLIRISALIYVERDSQKGILIGNRGLALKKVGKESRLDMESFFQKKVFLELRVKVKKDWRNNERFIKNFGYR